In a single window of the Limnochorda sp. L945t genome:
- a CDS encoding FecCD family ABC transporter permease, which yields MKEAGTLRAHAASASASAPVARVQRWLARLAAPWPGLGWAVLAAGLAGVAVFAARWGSIGVTWTDVARGLLGGMTGEPLEGRAAIVWQLRVPRVLAGMLAGAALGVSGAALQGLFRNPLADPYLMGVAPGAIFGVAVALSVAGAAAPAFAGKVAAAQAAAYVPAAAFVGALGAVLAAVVLAHTAGGRRTTDLILAGVVVGSVLTAATTYLMLRDADRIRSVFAWTLGNLSLVGWPELGAALPYGVAGMLPLLGAGRVLNAMQLGEDVAQSLGIPVQRLKLGLIAAASLATAAVVSQVGVIGFVGLVVPHAVRRLAGSDYRRVLPASALGGAMLLVLADLVARMAARPAELPVGVVTALVGGPFFLYLLRKGHGHAPS from the coding sequence ATGAAAGAGGCGGGGACGCTGCGGGCGCACGCCGCCTCCGCTTCGGCGTCGGCCCCGGTCGCGCGGGTGCAGCGGTGGCTTGCCCGGCTGGCGGCCCCATGGCCGGGCCTGGGGTGGGCCGTGCTGGCGGCAGGGCTGGCGGGTGTGGCGGTGTTCGCCGCCCGGTGGGGAAGCATCGGGGTCACGTGGACCGACGTCGCGCGGGGACTGCTCGGCGGGATGACGGGCGAGCCACTCGAAGGGCGGGCGGCCATCGTGTGGCAGCTCCGGGTGCCCCGGGTCCTGGCGGGGATGCTGGCCGGGGCCGCCCTGGGCGTCTCAGGGGCCGCCCTGCAGGGGCTGTTTCGCAATCCGCTGGCCGACCCGTACTTGATGGGGGTGGCGCCGGGCGCCATCTTCGGCGTGGCGGTCGCGCTGAGCGTGGCCGGCGCCGCCGCACCGGCGTTCGCAGGAAAGGTGGCCGCGGCGCAGGCGGCCGCCTACGTGCCCGCCGCGGCGTTCGTGGGCGCGCTGGGGGCGGTGCTGGCTGCCGTGGTGCTGGCCCACACCGCAGGGGGCCGCCGCACCACCGATCTCATCCTGGCCGGCGTGGTCGTGGGAAGCGTGCTGACCGCCGCCACCACGTACCTGATGCTGCGAGATGCCGACCGGATCCGGTCGGTGTTCGCGTGGACGCTGGGTAACCTCTCGCTGGTCGGATGGCCGGAGCTGGGCGCCGCGCTGCCGTACGGCGTGGCCGGCATGCTGCCGCTGCTCGGCGCAGGGCGTGTGCTCAACGCCATGCAACTGGGCGAGGACGTGGCCCAGAGCCTTGGCATCCCGGTGCAGCGGCTGAAGCTCGGCCTCATCGCGGCTGCCTCCCTGGCGACGGCCGCCGTGGTGTCCCAGGTCGGGGTGATCGGGTTCGTGGGGCTGGTGGTGCCCCACGCCGTGAGGCGCCTGGCGGGGAGCGACTACCGGAGGGTCCTGCCGGCCTCTGCCCTGGGCGGAGCCATGTTGCTGGTGCTGGCCGACCTGGTTGCCCGGATGGCGGCCAGGCCGGCGGAACTGCCCGTGGGGGTCGTGACCGCTCTCGTCGGGGGCCCCTTTTTCCTCTACCTGCTGCGCAAAGGGCATGGGCATGCTCCGTCTTGA
- a CDS encoding C39 family peptidase: protein MVMALGALLGMASLLRGDPGRAMGVDPLSWRPSGETEARFLGIVRQSEDHSCGYAAVATVLASLGHPVSERELMDGTGPGARLRPASVADLIRVFERHGVRAHAVRSSWEQLRSYFARFTRPAVALVDHGRRHFTVLLAADADAVYLADPSLGHRVLSPTRFRAGWTGVLVLVDPGGRLGSSGSGSETAVVEALRQMRKRHRLLMRWPVGDGWAGGGR, encoded by the coding sequence ATGGTCATGGCGCTGGGTGCGCTACTGGGGATGGCGAGCCTCCTCCGGGGGGATCCCGGCCGTGCCATGGGCGTCGACCCGCTCTCGTGGCGGCCCTCGGGAGAGACGGAGGCACGGTTTCTCGGCATCGTGCGGCAGAGTGAGGACCACTCCTGCGGTTACGCCGCGGTCGCGACGGTGCTCGCGTCGCTGGGTCACCCTGTGAGCGAGCGGGAGCTCATGGACGGCACCGGGCCCGGAGCGAGGTTGCGACCCGCGTCGGTGGCCGATCTGATCCGGGTGTTCGAGCGCCACGGCGTGCGGGCCCACGCGGTCCGCAGCAGTTGGGAGCAGCTCCGATCCTACTTCGCACGATTCACGCGGCCCGCCGTCGCGCTGGTCGACCACGGCCGTCGCCACTTCACGGTGCTGCTGGCGGCCGATGCCGACGCCGTGTACCTGGCCGACCCGAGCCTCGGGCACCGGGTCTTGAGTCCCACCCGCTTCCGGGCCGGCTGGACCGGCGTGCTCGTACTGGTCGACCCCGGCGGCCGGCTGGGTTCTTCCGGATCCGGAAGCGAGACGGCGGTGGTAGAGGCGTTGCGGCAGATGCGCAAGAGACATCGCCTGCTCATGCGGTGGCCGGTGGGTGACGGCTGGGCAGGCGGCGGGAGGTGA
- a CDS encoding ABC transporter ATP-binding protein produces the protein MLRLEGIWHRYGAIEALRGVSLEWGPGLTMVLGPNGSGKTTLLRIAAGLVAPLGGRVLLQGRPLARQTGWQRGRLIAYVPQDGPLPEGMTVYQVVMLGRLPHLGWLGAEGQEDVRAVQEAMHLASVEALRDRPVQELSGGERQRVRIARALSTRAPVLLLDEPESHLDLSHQSALAGILRRQAVEGHTVVMVVHDPNLAALADRVIVLAGGRVVADGPPAHVLVDRVMAAIYGDGFRIVQAHDGLRAVVPSAG, from the coding sequence ATGCTCCGTCTTGAGGGGATCTGGCACCGCTACGGAGCCATCGAGGCGCTACGGGGCGTGTCGCTCGAGTGGGGCCCCGGCCTCACCATGGTGCTGGGGCCCAACGGGAGCGGCAAGACGACGCTCTTGAGGATAGCCGCCGGCTTGGTTGCGCCGCTCGGGGGGAGGGTCCTGCTCCAGGGCCGGCCCCTGGCCCGGCAAACGGGCTGGCAGCGCGGCCGGCTCATCGCTTACGTCCCGCAAGACGGCCCGCTGCCGGAGGGCATGACGGTCTACCAGGTGGTCATGCTGGGACGCTTGCCCCACCTGGGATGGCTGGGTGCCGAAGGCCAGGAAGACGTGCGGGCCGTGCAAGAGGCGATGCACCTGGCTTCCGTCGAGGCGCTGCGGGATCGCCCGGTCCAGGAGCTCTCCGGCGGGGAACGTCAGCGGGTTCGCATCGCCAGGGCACTGTCGACCCGGGCCCCGGTCCTCTTGCTGGACGAGCCGGAGAGTCACCTCGACCTCTCCCACCAGTCTGCCCTTGCCGGCATCCTGCGCCGCCAGGCCGTGGAGGGCCACACCGTGGTCATGGTCGTGCACGACCCCAACCTGGCGGCCCTCGCCGACCGCGTGATCGTGCTGGCGGGGGGGCGGGTGGTCGCGGACGGCCCTCCCGCCCACGTGCTGGTGGATCGTGTCATGGCGGCTATCTATGGGGACGGCTTCAGAATCGTGCAGGCTCACGACGGCCTGCGGGCCGTCGTGCCCTCGGCCGGATGA
- a CDS encoding ABC transporter substrate-binding protein gives MAVLLLTGVAIPALAATSYPLTAQDALGVTRTLPSEPQRIISLVPSITEDLCAIGACDRLVGVDDYSDYPESVRRLPRLGGVYDPNPERILALEPDLVLLSKYGKLAQTLSQAGVTVFVMETERFEHIFDNIETLGLLLDRQAEARALNERLRAEVSRIAASVAGRPRPTVYYEIDETPYSVGPDSFIGTLLEKAGGRNVVPASLGTFPKISPELVIAADPDVILLGDAPYGVTPQKLASRPGWSRLRALREGRVVALTQAQVDVLNRPGPRVVEALRFLVEALHSTGKRAASGP, from the coding sequence GTGGCCGTCTTGCTGCTGACCGGTGTCGCCATCCCGGCGCTTGCGGCGACCAGTTACCCGCTCACGGCGCAGGACGCCCTTGGGGTGACCAGGACCCTGCCGTCCGAGCCCCAGCGTATCATCTCGCTGGTCCCGTCGATCACGGAGGATCTCTGCGCCATCGGTGCGTGCGACCGGCTGGTGGGCGTCGACGACTACTCCGACTACCCCGAAAGCGTCAGGCGGCTGCCCCGCCTCGGGGGCGTCTACGACCCCAATCCGGAGCGGATCCTGGCGCTCGAGCCCGACCTGGTCCTGCTCAGCAAGTACGGTAAGCTGGCCCAAACCCTCTCCCAGGCAGGCGTCACCGTCTTCGTGATGGAGACGGAGCGCTTCGAGCACATTTTCGACAACATCGAGACCCTGGGGCTTCTGCTCGACCGCCAGGCCGAGGCGCGGGCCCTCAACGAGCGCCTGCGGGCCGAAGTCTCCCGGATCGCAGCCTCGGTTGCCGGGCGACCTCGCCCCACCGTCTACTACGAGATCGACGAGACGCCCTACTCGGTGGGACCCGACTCGTTCATCGGGACGCTCTTGGAGAAGGCCGGAGGGCGCAACGTCGTGCCGGCCAGCCTCGGTACGTTCCCGAAGATCAGCCCGGAGCTGGTCATCGCCGCAGACCCCGACGTGATCCTCCTCGGAGATGCCCCTTACGGGGTGACCCCGCAAAAACTCGCCTCGCGCCCCGGCTGGTCTCGTCTGCGGGCGCTGCGCGAGGGGCGAGTCGTGGCGCTGACCCAGGCGCAGGTCGACGTGCTCAACCGGCCGGGCCCGCGGGTGGTGGAGGCGCTGCGTTTCCTGGTCGAGGCGCTCCATTCCACCGGGAAGCGAGCGGCGAGCGGCCCATGA
- the plsY gene encoding glycerol-3-phosphate 1-O-acyltransferase PlsY has product MGLELGWQWIVIALAAYLLGSVPVGYVTAKRKGGIDIRRHGSGNVGATNVTRVLGVRAGAIVLAGDVAKGALAAWLGMRLGGVNGAVLAGVLAVVGHAWPVFLRFSGGKSVATALGAVVVVSGWVAGALILTWGLVVLATRYVSLASMVSASSAPVWLWLAYHDHAVLVGGLVMTVVVILRHRSNVRRLVQGAEHRAY; this is encoded by the coding sequence GTGGGTTTGGAGTTGGGCTGGCAATGGATTGTGATTGCGCTCGCCGCGTATCTGTTGGGCTCTGTGCCGGTGGGGTACGTGACGGCCAAGCGCAAGGGCGGCATCGACATTCGCCGCCACGGAAGCGGTAACGTCGGCGCCACCAACGTGACCCGGGTGCTCGGAGTGCGGGCGGGCGCGATCGTCCTGGCAGGCGACGTGGCCAAGGGGGCCCTCGCCGCCTGGCTGGGCATGCGCCTCGGGGGCGTCAATGGCGCCGTGCTGGCGGGCGTGCTGGCCGTGGTCGGGCACGCATGGCCCGTCTTCCTGCGCTTTTCCGGGGGGAAGAGCGTGGCCACGGCCCTGGGCGCGGTCGTGGTCGTCTCCGGGTGGGTCGCGGGCGCGCTGATCCTGACGTGGGGCCTGGTGGTGCTGGCGACTCGCTACGTGTCGCTGGCCTCCATGGTGAGTGCCTCCAGCGCGCCCGTGTGGCTGTGGCTGGCCTACCACGACCATGCCGTCTTGGTCGGCGGGCTCGTGATGACGGTGGTGGTCATCCTGCGCCACCGCTCCAATGTGCGGCGGTTGGTCCAGGGGGCAGAGCACAGGGCTTACTGA